A single window of Pseudophryne corroboree isolate aPseCor3 chromosome 5, aPseCor3.hap2, whole genome shotgun sequence DNA harbors:
- the LOC134928403 gene encoding RNA-binding protein 12B-B-like, which translates to MRGGPVMPERGSAAILHRDPCALLLPVPPLQQQVSYPEAAEDRRYCAIMAGYMHSLPGMIVPGPRMSAIIRLQGLPAIADSVDIRQFFYGLNIPKGGVYITGGKFGEAFILFATYEDARCALCLSGRPLKNSQIHLAPSNESEMQRALEIYRLGGNESMGALYYPGTNVRVPVGKPSYIYIHGMPLKTTKVDIRDFFKGLPVIDIIFLKFGNGIRNGNGIVKFANSTDATEGLKFSSRCICESSVTLKLSDEKEWIKNDGSSNVRGRELSPSRSSSYRRRLSRSRSRSPRNRRVRASSPYIREFYVHLINLSYRAEKRDIKKLFYDTDMSDSRITFLLDKDGRRTKEAFTMFTTQKDYKRALSLNNETFKGNTINILAISRRNMLELIERMKTRVAKDHPDFRKSTKQSSREKRCMFLRNFPAEITKADVKNFFTGYSLKEDNISLLFDSRGQGLGEVLVKFANETEAHKAERLNHKKFLGTEILLSRITEEQMKAFGNVTSISAAQNTDELNLVSQADDTPDVSSESVYKPPSSLAVEVASSLDSSGVMPALDSREEEMRFDVDDPIPFFISKTEDEAPDSLEAPNEASVEAVQTVPVLESESPLQQSDIADERPGESELLSSDVENGCNEESNLEAANNRVTLLFIRNLPCTVTVAEILDFFNGYKMSSVNLKNIERGIATVRMSSYKEAVSAINALNKKEIGHKQAFLSLF; encoded by the coding sequence GTATGATTGTTCCTGGCCCAAGAATGTCAGCAATCATCCGGTTGCAGGGGCTTCCTGCTATTGCAGATTCTGTTGACATTCGACAGTTCTTTTATGGATTGAATATTCCCAAGGGAGGTGTGTATATCACTGGTGGAAAATTTGGTGAGGCTTTTATTTTATTTGCAACCTACGAAGATGCTCGGTGTGCATTATGCCTGTCAGGTCGTCCTCTAAAGAATTCACAAATTCATCTAGCACCCAGCAATGAATCTGAAATGCAGCGTGCATTGGAGATCTACCGTCTAGGTGGGAATGAGTCTATGGGTGCTCTTTATTATCCAGGGACAAATGTTAGAGTTCCTGTCGGTAAGCcttcatatatatacatacatgggaTGCCCTTAAAAACCACAAAAGTGGACATCCGAGACTTTTTTAAAGGGCTCCCCGTCATCGACATAATATTCTTGAAATTTGGAAATGGAATCAGGAATGGAAATGGTATTGTTAAATTTGCAAATAGTACTGATGCTACTGAAGGGCTCAAATTTAGCAGTCGGTGCATTTGTGAGTCATCAGTAACACTCAAACTTTCAGATGAGAAAGAGTGGATAAAGAATGATGGCAGCTCAAATGTTCGAGGAAGGGAGTTGTCTCCATCGCGTTCATCTAGCTATAGGAGAAGATTGTCCCGGTCAAGGTCTAGATCTCCAAGAAATAGGAGGGTAAGGGCTAGTTCACCATATATTCGTGAATTTTATGTGCATCTTATTAACCTGAGTTACAGAGCTGAAAAAAGGGATATAAAAAAGTTATTTTATGATACCGACATGAGCGACTCTCGTATTACATTCTTACTCGACAAAGACGGTAGGAGGACAAAAGAAGCTTTCACAATGTTCACCACACAAAAAGATTATAAAAGAGCGTTGAGCTTGAACAATGAAACCTTTAAGGGCAATACAATAAACATATTGGCTATTTCCAGAAGGAATATGTTGGAGCTAATTGAGCGCATGAAAACTAGAGTGGCAAAAGATCACCCAGATTTTCGGAAATCTACAAAGCAAAGCTCTCGAGAAAAGCGCTGCATGTTTTTGCGAAATTTCCCTGCTGAGATTACAAAAGCTGATGTCAAGAATTTTTTTACTGGTTATTCTTTGAAAGAAGATAACATTTCCCTATTGTTTGATAGTAGAGGACAAGGCCTTGGAGAAGTGTTGGTTAAATTTGCTAATGAAACAGAAGCACACAAGGCCGAAAGACTAAACCATAAAAAGTTtctaggaacagaaatccttttgaGTCGCATCACTGAGGAACAAATGAAAGCTTTCGGTAATGTTACAAGTATTTCTGCTGCCCAAAATACAGATGAGCTGAACCTTGTTTCCCAAGCCGACGACACCCCTGATGTATCTTCAGAGTCTGTATACAAACCACCTTCCAGTTTGGCGGTGGAGGTGGCATCATCGTTGGACTCTAGTGGAGTGATGCCAGCGCTGGATTCCAGGGAGGAAGAGATGCGTTTTGACGTCGATGACCCTATTCCATTTTTCATATCTAAAACGGAAGATGAGGCACCGGACAGCCTAGAGGCTCCCAACGAGGCATCCGTAGAGGCCGTACAGACCGTTCCTGTTTTGGAATCTGAAAGCCCTTTGCAACAGAGTGATATCGCTGATGAACGTCCAGGTGAATCTGAATTGTTGAGTTCAGATGTTGAGAATGGCTGCAATGAGGAATCCAACTTAGAGGCTGCAAACAATAGAGTGACATTACTGTTCATTAGGAACCTGCCCTGCACAGTTACTGTTGCCGAAATTCTAGACTTCTTCAATGGCTACAAAATGAGCTCTGTAAATCTGAAAAACATTGAAAGAGGTATAGCAACTGTGCGTATGTCGAGCTACAAAGAAGCAGTGTCTGCTATAAATGCACTTAACAAGAAAGAGATTGGCCATAAGCAGGCATTTCTCAGCTTATTTTAA